From the genome of Primulina huaijiensis isolate GDHJ02 unplaced genomic scaffold, ASM1229523v2 scaffold207610, whole genome shotgun sequence:
TCCTGTTACATGAATACAATTTTCATTTCATCCGGGAAAAGCCACATTTCATTTGATGGTCAGAGGCGAATTGAAAGCAAACGAAAAAAAGTTATTTGAACTGTTGAACTTGACAGAAAGCATAACTGAATAAATACATGTGAAATACCTTACTTATACCAAATAATTCAATCTTCTATGCACTAAACAACTCAAATTCAAAATCAAATTAGTCAATTTAAGTTACAAATTAAACTGTGCCAGTAAAACATAAGCCCAATAAATGCAATTAGAATTTCGTGAAAAACAAAAACACCAAATATCTTAAACATTTCAAAAGAAAAGCTTTTTCTACATACAATACCACCTCTCTTAGAATGCTTATTAAATAACTTAACATCAACGCACATGAAGATACCTGCAGCCTGTCTTGATAAAATCCTTCAAAGTGTTGGCTCTCTGTGTTCCACGAGCACGGCTCCCGAATGCCACGCATAATGCAGTCAGAATAGCACTCTTGCCACCTATAAATTAcaaatagaatttttataaaaacGCCAAACTTTTCAACGATTATAAACTTTGCAAGCAATCAAAAATACCGAACAGACGTGTTTGTGTGCGTGAGATAGAGAGTAAAGGGAGAGCACTTACTTCCGTTTTGGCCTGTTATAAAATTGACCCAATCGCCGAACTCGATTTCCAGATTGCTGTGGCACATAAAATTCTCGAGTCGGATTTTGGATATGATTCCAGCCTGCGAGCGGTTCGGCGGGTGAGTCCTGTCAGAGAAAACCCTAGCATCCGCCATCTGATTTAGCGGTATTTAGGGTCGCAGTTTTACTTAGCCGAGAAGaagcagaagaagaagaatagtCGAGGAGTCAGTACGATCACAGAGCCTTTTCTCACGCTCCCTCTTTTGGCGCGTAGCACGGATACCTTTGGAAGAATGGCGGGACAATTTTGTTAAGGCCGTGTTTGGCAAATACTATAAGAATTGGAAGGTTAAATTTAACGTTGTGAGGAGGGCAAAATGTTGCGTGGTTAAATCCCAGCCGTCGAAACTTGGACAGGCCCCGTGCGAATGATGCGTGGTTAAGTCCAGAGTTTGTGTATTATAGGTCACTCCAACACTCAAAAGAGTCGTTTGTCGAAGCGTACGACTTCAAATCCCTTTGAAAGCGAGAGATTTTGTCAAAGAAATCATATTGTTGAGCAAAAGAGAAATCAATTTCCAGACGTCTTTGTGGATGTGGAACCGCAGCCTTCGATTTGTTAGACACCATGTATGAACTTCTATGTTCTTCTGCCAGATCTTGGTGAATTTGGGGTGGTTTGTTTTTCAGAGAAGGACCGTGAAATTATGGGAAAAAGTTAAAGAACATTTTTGGAAAATGGTTTTCTATTATGACTATGGTAATAAGCGTGATTGACAAACAACCAAGGATCCGTTTTAACCCAAGTTAACTTTTTTTTCTCCCCCGACTTAAGTATTTTGTGGGCCAATGAAAAAACGAGAAGAACAGgagataattaatttattgatcATGGGATATCACCCATATTCCcataatttgtttatttaattcgTTTCATACACACtcccaaaaaataataataataatacgaaaatgttcataattttaattttgttaatgaATGTACCTAAATATCATTCATCCAAATAAGACGGGTTTCTTAGActaatatttgtttattttaaaatgaatgaCATTCGAAAATGGAGTAAAGATATATATTATACATGAATAATTGAAATTGtttcaattaaaatttggcTAAATTAAACACGAGCTTTACTTTACTATATATCACTATGTACGCTTATGTTTCACTAAAACAAGACATAGAATTGGCAACAATATCAAGGTCTTCACTTCTTATCATTCAACTGGACCAAATGTCAAAGACACATGTAAACCTCTAAATTTTCCTCAGATAAACTACAAATTCTGCAGAGAAGTCTTTAGGAAacacaaataataaaaattaaaagtagATAGCAGATCAAGCAAGAGCTGCTGCACTTCTAACTCAGAAATGGCTATCAAATAACTGAATAAGATAGAAGGCTTCTTCTCAAGTAGCAAACAACTCTTACCAGCAAATACAAGATTTGCGGAAACCCAAAAAAATCATAAAGATCAACGATACCGGCGTAGAGACAGAGTCTGGTTCCTCTTCCAGGTAGCTCTTCTCGAAGGACGAGCTTTGTGATGCAGATGGCCTTTTCCTCGGAGACCCCTGAACTTCTTTCCAGCAGATGTAAGCCCCCGAAGTTCCCTGTGTTTGTGGACAGGATTGCAGATCCAATTGATTCTTGGGTCTTTCCGGATTGTCGTATGGGCTGGATCAATCAGAATAACTTCAAAGTACTTGTATGTTGAATCCTACACCATTAGCAGTTAGCACACGATATTAAATGAGTATCTGAAGATGTATTGAGAAAACAGAGCAGTGTTAACTTGACAGGTGCCAGAAACAACTTTGATGATCCTCAAATGACCAACACACTGGCAACAGGATAGAATTCCTCAAGGCTAGTTCGGTCTCATCTACGTGgggcaaaaagaaaaaaacagagCAGTGTTAACTTGAAAGGTGCCAGAAACATTTTTGATGATCCTCAAATGACCAACACACTGGCACCAGGATAGAATTCCTCAAGGCTACTTCGGTCGCACTATGTGGGGCAAAAAGGAATCTCCCAGTATTTGCACAAGCAGATTTTAATCGAGATTTTAGTGCACCAGGATGCATCGATAATGtttcagaaaacaaaataaatgaatctgattaaatgtttttaaagtgTGAACCTCATTGATCCAATACGAATTCAGAACCCTCAGGCCACCCAGTTTCCTCCCCGCCCTCTCCTCCGCAACAGACCGCTTGCTGCGCTGGAATTTCAGTTGAGTGACACCCTGGTTAGTGGGCTTACCATAGACAATACCTTTGGGCACTGGCCTCTTCCTTCCACCGCGTCTAACACGAACACGGTAGATCACATAACCCTGTAGGCATAAGTCAGCCAAATTACACATCGGAAATAAATGATAAAGATATTCATTGATGCTATAATAATAATCAGTAAACTTCAAAAAGGTATCACAGATGAAGTATTCTGATCAGACCTTAAGACAGat
Proteins encoded in this window:
- the LOC140966666 gene encoding large ribosomal subunit protein eL15-like, yielding GYVIYRVRVRRGGRKRPVPKGIVYGKPTNQGVTQLKFQRSKRSVAEERAGRKLGGLRVLNSYWINEDSTYKYFEVILIDPAHTTIRKDPRINWICNPVHKHRELRGLTSAGKKFRGLRGKGHLHHKARPSRRATWKRNQTLSLRRYR